A segment of the Populus alba chromosome 9, ASM523922v2, whole genome shotgun sequence genome:
tacccaaaattgactttaaaaaaatagtcttttgtcgtttttttttatattgatctggttgaaaacttagctttgtagcttttttttttttttaaaaaaaaaaaacactatggattactacaatattagctttttttttaattttttttgtttgatttagtttgttaatgttaaattttttttatttagttatcagattttcatgatacgaatctcgggtttgatgagttgacctgatttgacgagttctttttttcatttagtttagtttgttaaagttaattttctttctatttaattatcagactttcatgacacgtatcctaggCTTGACggtttaacttggtttgatgggttaacccagttaattctgggtaaacccgtcatttttttctatttagttatcaaactttcatgacgcgaatcccaggttttacgggataacctggtttaaagggttaacccaattaattcattttttttctttttcttcattagtttttttctttgttttttttaattagtctatttaattatcacacttttatgacacaactttatagccagacccacatccaatattcttgagtcTAGTGTTGCAGTCAGGTTCACTTAAATgtggatcatgcaagtttaattttattattaatattataaatattacttttaggtcaggcgttgcagccaaacccaagattcttgggtatggccttgcaaaaaaacccaggattttttaaatttttgttttttttaatatttttatacaaaaaaaaaatgacccgcagcatcgcgcgggtcatgtGTCTAGTTATTATACTAACCTTCGTGTCTGCACTTCACCATAGGGTTAAACTacttttttgaacaaaaaataacatcCAAGTACTAAAAATaggtaaaaaaatacatatataaaaaatcatttataaaaatatgtcaAAACACTAATTATCTCTGAGCCAACATAGAATATTTTGTTAAACCTATGGTACAAATTATGTGGCTGGAATAAcctgattaaaaataaaaaaaagaattataaagtcTCTTAAAACacttgttaactttttaaacccaTGACCTGAGTGTTTAAACTTGAATCACCCAATTTATAAAAACCATGAAGTTCAAAtcccaaaatattaaatattaaaggatgaacttaggaaaaaaaaatcatacaaaaggattttaaaaaatagcaatcccaaaaataaggattaaaatcaccatcactattattattattattattattattattattaagtaataccatcattattattatcatcaccatgACCACtatcattattgttgttgttgttgttgtttttatcacTACTGTCattaataatcattattatcatccccattattgttattactaatttaattgttgttgttatcaataatattatttttcaccaCCACGACAACTATTACAATGACTACTATCATTGTTGccgctattattattattattaaaataaaaaaacatgaacttgatttgaatgataaaattaaaaattataaaaactttgacaaaatggcgaagtaaaataataagaaaagggACCAACTTGAAATCATTATtgtcattgaaaaaaacaaaaatcataaacttaatttgaaaaataaaattaaaagccataaaaactttgataaaagaacaataaaaaaaaaaaaaagaaattaaaagtagaaTGACCGAATCAAAATACCTTATGTATACAAATTAAACACTAGGGGttggattgaaaaaacaaactaaatctcaacaaaaaaaaaatgactaaaaaataataatcaaaactaaaaggttTGAATATGAAATAACTATAATAAGGAGGACCATGGTGTATTTACTAAggtaaaagagaaaaatgaaggaagaaaaaaaaaaagaataggtcACCGACAATACAACGATCATATGTGGACATTACACACTACTTATAATGGAAGATGATACATTGAGGAATAAATTGAGACGATGAAAGCTTATTTTTATCGTTGGAAACAATAGCACATACTATTCAAAATGCATGgcgattctaaaaaaaaaaattagctattGTCAACTGATAATGAGAAAACGAAATCCAGATAAATACCAGCACTAATTACAGGCAGAAGGATAGCAATCGAAACAAATAATTCTTGTGgtccagaataaaaaaaataagaatttgtgGCATTAAACAGCTTGTATCCATAGAACATCTGGCGTAacatagataataaataaataggagTCAATATTGTTCCAACTGCCGTTACAAAAAGTAATTAGTATTtttggcattaaaaaaaattttttggcggtaattattccaaaaaatacTACCAATTCCGCAAAAAAACCGCTCATGCCCGGTAATGCAAGAGAAGCTAATGATAAGATACTGAACATCATGAATATTTTTGGCATTAGGGTAGCCATTCCGCCCATTTCGTCAAGATAAACAAGACGTATTCTATCATAACTTGTTCCTGACAAGAAAAAAAGGCCATATTATTTGTAAAATGGCCCCGTTGAGTCCCATATCGCTTATAGAGTAAATTCCTATAATTGTAAAACCCATATGAGATACAGAAGAATAggctattcttttttttaaaatttttttgaccaGAAGATGTTGAAGCTGCATAGATTATTTGTATTGCGCCTACTATTATCAACCAAGAAGAAAATATAGAATGGGCGTGGGATAATAATTCCATATTTTTTCGAACCAATCCATACGCGCCCATTTTTAATAAGAACATGCCGGCTCGTGCTCTTTCATACGCCATATAactttttgaatataaaattattactttAATAGTAAATTATGTTACTAACCTTAACCGAacttataattaacaaaaatgcCAAGATTAAAAGATCCAAATACCCTTAATTACAATGAATTCAATGTCTTGTATCAAGAGGCACATGTGTGATTCTACtttgtataaaaaacaaaaatatttaaatatcccTACCTGAGACtgctcattatttttatttttagaggtatttaggttattttattattttttaaaacattgaatagataaaaaaatccttaaataaatcagtaataattaatacatattatgaaaaacaccaaaatattTCCAGTCCaaaaacatgtgtttttttaatgaaaaatgcaaaataattattatactaTAGTGTGGTAAATAGTAAAATGCAATAGCAGCTATAAtgaatactttttatttatttatttattttagttgttttttaattattggattaaaaaaaacatcacattaGACCTCTTTTATTCCGCACCTACTATATTAccttattatcaattaaattccaAATTCTTTAACTTTATCAAATTTGCCAAACACAACTTACATAAGGTCtactagctttgatacccgcgcgatgccgcgggtattttttttgtataaaaaatattttaaaaaataaaaattaaaaaatcttgaatttttctacaaagttatacccaagaatcttgggtttggctgcaacgtctgacctaagagtaatatttataatattaataataaaattaaacttgtatggcccaagtttaagtgagcctggctgtaacaccagacccaagaatattggatgtgggtctggctataaggtcgtgtcataaaagtgtgataattaaatagagtaattaaaaaaaaatcaacataaaagaaaaaactaatgaagaaaaagaaaaaaaattgaattaattgggttaactctttaaaccaggttacCTCGTAAAATCTaggatttgcgtcatgaaagtttgataactaaatagaaaaaaaaatgacgggtttacctagaattaactgggttaacccatcaaaccaagttaacctgttaagcctaggatacgtgtcatgaaaatctgataattaaatagaaagaaaattaactttaacaaactaaactaaatgaaaaaaataactcgtcaaatcaggttaacctatcaaacccgagattatcatgaaaatatgataactaaataaaaaaataatttaacattaacaaaataaatcaaaccaaaaaaattcattaaaaaaaattaaaaagaaacaacaaaagaaaaaaacagtcatataatataatacaatataataataattataatgaaaaaaacgtggggaaaactaaagctaaagctaaattttcaaccaactcaatattaaaaaaataaatttaacaaagataatttaaaaaataaacatgtgggggaaacactgcaactaaacaaaaatcatgcaagggaaacactgtagtaatccggCTTGGGTTATCGGATAGCAAGATTCTATCAACGGGAGTTTCATAGTCATTAAAAGCAAATTGTGAATATTGAGAAGATGGCACATACTCATCCGGCTGAACATGTTCGTGAGGACTTGTCATCTCGTTGCTCTAAATAAACCATGTAAACAAATATCAaggcaaatgaaaaaaaaaaacactaaaaaaaccatCATTAGGACAGGATGATGGTTAAGTTAAAGAAAACACTTGGATAGAGAAAATCTTAATGACATGCACTTTCTATAGAAACCATGTAAACATAGGGATAATaagcaatcaaagaaaaaacatcatGAAATTAGGTGTTGggcaaagattaactggcttgtAAGGAAAAGGAACGACATTGGATTGAAATCCTTAACATGTCATAAGACATGATGATGGATAGGCTTAGCTAGAAAACTACTGATTGGTTtaattaaggaataaaaaacataattccaCAAAATTAACATGTTGAAGAAAGGATGAAGATATAAGAATAAAAGATCAAGCAACTAAAAACAGAACATTAAATGTTGTTAAACATTGGAATACCATAAGAATGATTAAGCATGCAAGGCAATAGAAATGCATAAAGTAAATAAGAGAGAGGCACAAAACAAACCTGAGAAAATGTTGACGATAAATAAAAGCGACCTCTTCAAAGGACCTAAAAATAGCgtgaaattttgattaatatgtgcaaggataaaaacaaatagacgTGGGGCATAAGACTTGGAAAATCAggcatgaaagaacaaaaaaaataataaaaaaagatgagccAACATATTCTAAGCCCAAGCAAAATTGTATAAGCTGCAAAGAATAAgggaaataattttgttatttatttaatgagagTGTCTTATGTTCtgtaatcttttaaaaaatagggcaagaatttttttttatttataaaacccAATTGTAATTCGTAGTTTGATATATGTAAATACTGCTAAAAAAACAGGAAATTATGACCTCCCCTCTTTATATGATCATCAGGCATGTGAAATCTGTTGTAAGCTCATGTTCTTAAACTCATGTAATTTCCTGAAATGTTATTCATACCATTAATACATGTATTGCAATCATGTAGAAAAGTGTTAATTTGCATATGCCATCgaacattttgaatttttcttttgatattacatgtaaaaagatattgttttaaaatattcacCTCCCAAGCACAATGGAAAATGTAATGTTTATATCTAGCTGATGctgcttttaattaaaaatgattacataatttaattaagcacCATCAAAAATAAACACGtatttataaattgaaatttccCAAACTTTGCAACACAAACTAATGGCATCCATGCACTTCATTCCTTTTTGGACCCCTGATGATATAAATACACACCTACCAAATAAATTCTCACCAGAAACCTCATAAAAACTCCCTAAATTATGaatagcttttttatatatattattatatagtaaAGATTCAAAGTTCAGATATTTTAAGCAACTAAAAACACTAATATTAGGTTGAATTACAATTAATTAGctactaaataaaattaattggctACTCaccataatttattaaaataaaaatgagaaaaatgaaatgTCAATCGAGAACAGTTCAGGGGATCTCTATTGTTTTAgcctaatttatataattaaatagtgacaaaagattattcataaatttatatgtgAATTTGCGTAtagtcattaattaaatataagtatTCCATGAGTTGTAGTCTTGGACAGCtgtataaatttcaaatatcCGTGTCCCCTTGCTATTATTTCACCAGATTTCTCTGCCACAAAcccattttttttctagactCTGATGATTAACTTACAtgatgtgtgtgtgagagagagatatTAAATAATCTCtgagcaatttttttataattactttttttttagaaaaaaatcttattataaagagattattatattatttttaactacaACATTAACAATGTAATGCTGCCGAACATCATTTAACAAAATTTGGCAATCCTGAgaactaatatatttatttctttttttttccaatttatctGTTTCTTAAACTAAAAGATTGgggcatatttattttttatttttccaatttgtCTCCCTAGATCCCTTTTAAGTTTCAAGTAATCATGGGTTTATGTTACAAAACTCAACGATtaaatttgagattaattttgcttcaaattgaagaccattttctttgaaaacaaaaaagaagaaggatggtttgttcaaaattagttttttttttttaaattgtcccCTTCTAAGGTTGTCTAAAgtgcaatgaaaaaaagaaaacttcacAAAACATGTGAAGAATCCAATAAaaccaggaagaaaaaaaaaacaaactttagaAACAccgaataaaaagaaaatcaaagtgcaATGAAATAAGCAGGCAATTTCGATCAATAGTAGCTGAATGAACAACCCatgcaaactaaaaaaaacacacaacattaaaaagaacaacTGAAAAGAAAGACAAATAGTAATGGAATAACCTGGAAATTCTGATCACCAAGAGTCAAACAAAAAAGCTGTCAAAAACTGAGTATCCTCTTGAATGTAATGGAAGAAGCAAACCCTTCAAAGCAAATGGAAAGAGACCAACATCCTATgagttacaataaaaataagattaagaagtcataaaaatcataataattaaaagagaaagaacGAAAGCATACTAATTAGAGAAGTTGCtggaaaacaaaaccaaaacggAAGGCAACAAAGAgggcaagaaaaaagaaactgcAGAAAATTGTAAAAGGATTTAAGGCACCATCATGATCTCGCTTGTGCAAGTAAAATTGTTTCCCACGAAGAAAAGACTGAATtgcaaaaagcaaagaaaaagcagtgtaaattttcaaagcattcaATACAGAAATATGATGATGTCTTCCCACGAAGAAAAGACAGAATTGCAAAAACCAAAGGAAAAACAgtgtaaattttcaaaacatttaatacAGACACATGATGATGTCGCTTTAATAGTTTTCAATCTACAAtgcttttaataatataataataatcaacaaacaACGAACTTGTGCAGGGAAAAAAAGCAAAGTCTATAGTAAATTGTTAAAgcatttaaaacatttaatgcaCCATCATGATCTTGCTTTAATAGTTTTCAATCTATAGtacttttaataatataataataatcaacaaagACAAATGTTCATCTAAAAGCAACCAAGTTGCGcaaggaaacaaagaaaagactacaataaattgttaaagaatttaaaacatttaatgcaCCATCATGATCTCGCCTTTGCATTTCCACTGCAGATAAGAAGAGAAGACTCGacggaaaaaaacaaagataaaacaatGTATATTTGCAAAgcatttaatacattaatatgaTGCTAGATGCAACTTTTGCAAGTCAAATCAGCAGCTAGCTACAGTTCTCCCCATTAAAATCTGCCAGGTACAACtctttctataatataataCTAACTAATATAGAAAATCgttccataaaaaaacaacacagcacttagaaagaaaattgttttgtgGGGAAAGcacagtactttccccacgcgttttagagttctgtTATATTACCTTACATCCATCGGTGTAGTTGatatattaagttattttagcttttaaaatttcacttttttattaaattgatgctAAAATCTTTCATTAGGATATATTAAGGCTTATTTTAACACTCGATTATATTTGggtgaaattgataaaatcaaaacattaatgaCTTAATTGATAATGGGGTAAACTGTTAGGGTGCTAAGCTGAGGTTTCCCCTAAAACCTAACACGAGCCGTCTTGTGGAAAACAAGCACCCGGGAGGCCCACATAATAATGGGCTcgactgaaaaataaaattaaaaaataaccaaatctcTCCCAACCGAGAGATTCCAAACCTGAACCACGCGGCGATCATCTAAAACGCCACAGCCGGGGACCAAACCGGGAGAGGGTTGGCAAATGAAGTAAAAACCAAGGGCATGATGTGGAAAATGACAATATTTAAATGACTCCTAAgcaaagaaagtgaaaagaaatgcaaaaTAGGCTGCAGCCAAAGGAAAGgagatgaaaagaaagaaaaccaaaccaaaccaaaccaaaccaacgCGTCGTCGCAGACAGCCacagcttctctctctctctccctccctcttgcctaaaataaataaataaaataaaaagcctTCTCTTTTCCCTTCGTTTGTGGTCTGTTTCtctgaagtttttgttttttcttctttttctccccCTATCTTCAATCTCATCGTAGCAGATTCGCCCTCTTTCTTTCTCGATCCACAAACTGTAAGCCTCCACGACCCTTAATTTTCAGATGTTACCTTTTGATCTGGCTATAATTTTCAAGATccctaattattttcaattttttttagaattacaCGCAatcgattttgatttttttaaattctatcgtccgtgaattgatttttttctcctgATCTGCGATTTATTTTTGGTGTGGGAGatcataattgatttttctaattttgtgttagtgaataatctttttaggttttgttgagataattttttggagatttttctagggttttgaAATTGTAACCTGCCTATTTTatattactatataaaaatcaaaattcagcTGAGATTGACAAAACATGTTCGTTCTGTTgggtcatattttttttttttttttttttatatttggattgcttactttgttgttttaattgaatttaataataggGCAACCATGAGCGACGAGGGAGAAAAGACTTGCCCACTTTGCGCTGAGGAGATGGATTTAACTGATCAGCAATTAAAGCCTTGCAAATGTGGTTACGAGGTTCGAATTCCTTATAAATTTTCTAGATTAGACTGTATTCGTGAGGAATTCATTTTTGCAATCAGGAGGTTTTTATGACCTAATTGTGCTGTTAGTCCATTAACCGGTCTCTGTAGCCATACCATTTTGTCATTCATAGAATGATAAACTTTTGTATCTGACAAattatttcagcaatttttcCTTGCTTTTGCTTTCTTCTTGTTTGGCGAGCTCTTGGCTTTCTAatctcattataattttttttttgtaactagtTGACTAttccccttttgttttcataACAGCAATTATGGGTGTATTTATTTGATTGTGATAATGTATCTTCTCCGTCACAGATATGTATTTGGTGTTGGCATCACATAATGGACATGGCGGAGAAGGATGACACAGAAGGGAGGTGTCCAGCATGTCGCCTTCCTTATGACAAGAAGAAGATTGTGGGGACGGCTGGAGACTGCGAGAGGTGGTCTTTCTTTCAACAGTCTGTTCAGTGTTGTTACAAGAACCAGGGTCTCTATAGCATAGGTGCTAAGTTTAGCAGAAACCATGGTGGAGatctttaattttgaaatatcatgtGCACTATTTATATGGACTGATAATATTTACACTTTTAGCTCTAATGGTGGTGAAGTGCAGAAAATAGCCATGTTGCTACCTGTAAAAAAAGTTGGGGAGGGACAGAGAGATACTGAATGATGCAAGAGAATACACAGTAGAGCAATGAATAGAGGAGAAaggataactttttttttttctttatgaaacgAAGATTGAAAAGGGCTGCACGCACTCCTATGTGCCTGGTTTTGAACGAGGGGAGAATTGATTTTAACAGGGCTCAAACCAACCAACAATAAGAACTCTCAGCACCTGTGATGGGTCGTGAGGATGGCCCctcaccttttattttcttttggcaAAATCACCTTAATTAAAAGAAGAGCTGACTCTAGTCAAGCGTGTATCTTTGGCATTTGTAATTATTCTCACCTGTACGAACTCTTCCATTTCCTGCCTTTCTGCTCTACTCTCTGTACACCCCAACTAGGAAAGTGTGCCAACCCTACAGTTACTCCCTCCCCTACCTCTGAAAATCCTTCTCTTCCCTTAACCTCTGTTGGCAGATACAATGTTAGGCGTTTCATGTGCACCTTGTTTAAAGACCCGGACCCAGTTCTCTAGAAGCACTTTATCTCTGAACCTTTGCACCTTTCTCTCTTGGGCACCCCTAAGCCACCCTCCTTTAACTGCACTGGGTTCGTGCACTTGGCATtaacaaattatatttgatatttgtttttcccCTAATGATTGTGCTGGACTTTCCTTGATAGATTGGTGGCTGAAATCAATATGGAGCGAAAGAAGTCACATAAGGCAAAGACAAAACCATATGAAGGAAGGAAGCAACTGAGTAGTgttagagtgatccaacggaATCTGGTGTACATAGTTGGGTTGCCTCTTAATCTGGCAGATGAAGATGtattctccctctccctcccccTCTCCCTCCCCCCCTCTCATCTCCCATTTTCTTAAATCTCCTTTTAAGTGTTTCGAAATTTTGAGCAGCTTCTGCAGCACAGAGAGTATTTTGGTCAATACGGGAAGGTTCTAAAAGTCTCTATGTCTCGAACAGCAGCTGGTGTTATTCAACAGTTTCCAAACAATACTTGTAGTGTGTAAGTTAAAAAGCATCTTTGACTTTGTATTTTGGTGGATTTGGTTTATGATCAAGCTGAATGGTGCAGAAAGTTCTGTATAGCTGACCTTGATTAGTCTGTGTTGAGGTTTTATGTTGTCTGACTTTTATGTATCAATGTCTATTATGTAAACATACCAAATGCAAAATTCTACCTTTGCAGTTTTTGTCCTTTTTCACTTTATCTAAAGAAACTCTTGGGACTTTAGGACTATATAAATGCtctatatttttgtgtttttgtactGCACAACAGTATGCATCACCTCTCACCCATTTTATGTAATATACCTGTTTGTATGCTTTTCAGGAACAATATTTTGTTCTACATTCTCTAAACAAGCTCACTgtctgttatttttatttgcttgcaGATATATAACTTACTCCAAGGAGGAAGAAGCTATTCGGTGTATTCAGTCTGTACATGGTTTTGTCTTGGATGGTAGATCTTTAAAGTATGTGCATCTTTACATATTCTCATTTGTTCATTGATGTTTGCATTCATACTGATATTCTGGGCAATTTCAGGGCGTGCTTTGGAACTACAAAGTATTGTCATGCATGGCTGAGAAATGTGGTATGAGCCATTTTAAACTTTCCAGTGGCAATTATTTCTTTGAATTGCTTTCATAAATGCTTGAAGAAAACTAGTAACATGCAATAGAGTTTAATTGGATGCTATTTCTATTGGATCCAGCCTTGCACAAATCCTGATTGTCTATATTTGCATGAGATTGGTTCTCAAGAAGATAGTTTTACAAAAGATGAGATCATATCAGCATACACAAGGTATATTTGCGTTCTGTTAACAACTCATTGAGAGCTTGATCTAATCTTGTAGAAATGCTTTATTCTCTTATTCCTCTCTGATTTTTGTTCCAGTTTAGTGtctaaagaaggaaaaatatcaTTGCTAGCCTGAGAAAAGATTTAGCACAGCAATAATGGGTGCCCCTTAGTTGctccaatgtttttttattcatcagtACTTTATGTTACAAAAGTTctatgaaaagttaaaaaacctGTAGTATTGAGAAATTGGAGATAGGGTTGCTGTGAgccaaattgattttgttcttttgttgaagtcATGCCTTTTCTTCCTCTTGTTTGGACTtcagaaagttttttttttttttaaaatttttgaaatgctTATTTAGATCTTATTCCCATATTGTCTagttttggtctttattttctcaatcctaagcaaaacattttttttgttgtgattcAACATACCTCCAGAATTATTTTTTGGCAGTGTGTTTCTTGATGTTATCTTGCATTTTATATGGAAACTTAGATGATTAATGAACTGATGATGGTTTTGTAGGAGTAGAGTTCAACAAGTTACCGGTGCACCAAGCAGTCCGTTGTGGCGTTCAGGGAGTATGTTGCCTCCACCTGCAGATGATTATTGTAACAATAGTTCTGCTTCTGCAGCAAAACCAGTTGTGAAAAATGCATCAGATGTAAgatttttttctgttaatagtttttttttttaaaatacacactGAAATGATATCTTACACCTTTTATGCATTTTAGACGAGTTTCAAACTAGATGCATATCTGTCTGTCTCTGGTTTTGAAGTTATATATTTATCTAACAGAATATAATGAGTAATGACCAAGGTTCACCTCCAACTGGAAGTGCTGGTAGATCTATGGCACTCCCTGCTGCAGCGTCATGGTATGTCAATTCCTTGTGTTTAATCATAATTGTTGAATTTGTCTGTTAATTTTCATGGAATAAATGATGTGCTAGGGGAACACGTGCTTCAAACCAGCCTCAAGCAACAAGCTTGACACAGTCTAATGGACCAATAAGGCTTAAACCAGACACAACTAGTGGCATGGTAGCACTCTCTTCTGCAGTTGCAAGCACAAGTCAGGGTTCTATGTTGCAGAATGATGTGGGTAGAAAGGTTGCATGTGATGAAGAAAGCCAATCTATGAATGGAAAAGGTAAATTAGATTTGAAATCTGCAAAACACCATGTGAGCTTGGATAGCCAAGCCACTGCTCCCGAGAAACCAGTTATAAATGATGCTACTGCTACTGTAACTTTAAGTAACCAGTCTTCTTGTCCACTGCCATCCATGTACAATGGCTGGGACTCAGATGTGCTGCCAAATGTTGCAAAGTCCTTTGATGGAACTCAACAATCTCGTGAATCTGAAAAGGAAGGCTTTGCTATACCTAATGGAAACTTTCAGAACTCATTGCCTGACATCTCTTCAATGAAGGTTGATAGTAATATCAGAAGTGAACTTTCTGGTGTAACTAGAACTAGTTCATTTTCAGATGGAAGTATGATTAAATCACCTGGAAATCAAGGATTGCAGCCTACATATGCTGAACAATACTGTGAACCTACTTCACTAGCAGCAGAGAGAACTGGTGCATTAGAATATGTGGTTTGTGCTTCAAGTGAACAATTGGATTGGAGAACAGATCAACCGATGCATGCAATTAGAAGCACTGTTTCTGAAGTAGAGGAGGATATATTAGCG
Coding sequences within it:
- the LOC118053760 gene encoding uncharacterized protein isoform X1, with protein sequence MSDEGEKTCPLCAEEMDLTDQQLKPCKCGYEICIWCWHHIMDMAEKDDTEGRCPACRLPYDKKKIVGTAGDCERLVAEINMERKKSHKAKTKPYEGRKQLSSVRVIQRNLVYIVGLPLNLADEDLLQHREYFGQYGKVLKVSMSRTAAGVIQQFPNNTCSVYITYSKEEEAIRCIQSVHGFVLDGRSLKACFGTTKYCHAWLRNVPCTNPDCLYLHEIGSQEDSFTKDEIISAYTRSRVQQVTGAPSSPLWRSGSMLPPPADDYCNNSSASAAKPVVKNASDNIMSNDQGSPPTGSAGRSMALPAAASWGTRASNQPQATSLTQSNGPIRLKPDTTSGMVALSSAVASTSQGSMLQNDVGRKVACDEESQSMNGKGKLDLKSAKHHVSLDSQATAPEKPVINDATATVTLSNQSSCPLPSMYNGWDSDVLPNVAKSFDGTQQSRESEKEGFAIPNGNFQNSLPDISSMKVDSNIRSELSGVTRTSSFSDGSMIKSPGNQGLQPTYAEQYCEPTSLAAERTGALEYVVCASSEQLDWRTDQPMHAIRSTVSEVEEDILAIERPCLKDPEEASHDTYLPNSAHSPHIPNHYRSSSLQHTESFGAASLNSDSQYADTRVSDLSLLHSSSNCVTSNGYPEKLVSSSACSDRNIERSFSLLNGVEGKNMGRSLGDADSNGALDVGESSIISNILSLDLDAWDNSLTSPQNLAKLLSETDKQPSSLKMSSNWKVQNNNNQSRFSFARQEELRSQTLGVDPSHNVFGKLSKNYSSNQDFGENRNSYLEKLGIGNSFSSSIFEEPENFTFSPSTFSSNRPPISRSQISAPPGFSVPSRAPPPGFSSHERMEQSFDIISGNHLLDSSSFLRNSFQSPPNGNAGSAGEIEFMDPAILAVGKGRLQGGLNNLGVDMRSNFPQQLHHFDNEARLQLLMQRSLPPHQNTRYADTGDSFSSLTDSFGISSRLVDQSQISGLSPYAQLSLHQSRNGLMPNGRWDGWNEVQGGNSLRMTELLRNERVGFNKFYTSGYEDSKFRMPSSDDLYNRTFEM
- the LOC118053760 gene encoding uncharacterized protein isoform X2, whose product is MSDEGEKTCPLCAEEMDLTDQQLKPCKCGYEICIWCWHHIMDMAEKDDTEGRCPACRLPYDKKKIVGTAGDCERLVAEINMERKKSHKAKTKPYEGRKQLSSVRVIQRNLVYIVGLPLNLADEDLLQHREYFGQYGKVLKVSMSRTAAGVIQQFPNNTCSVYITYSKEEEAIRCIQSVHGFVLDGRSLKACFGTTKYCHAWLRNVPCTNPDCLYLHEIGSQEDSFTKDEIISAYTRSRVQQVTGAPSSPLWRSGSMLPPPADDYCNNSSASAAKPVVKNASDNIMSNDQGSPPTGSAGRSMALPAAASWGTRASNQPQATSLTQSNGPIRLKPDTTSGMVALSSAVASTSQGSMLQNDVGRKVACDEESQSMNGKDVLPNVAKSFDGTQQSRESEKEGFAIPNGNFQNSLPDISSMKVDSNIRSELSGVTRTSSFSDGSMIKSPGNQGLQPTYAEQYCEPTSLAAERTGALEYVVCASSEQLDWRTDQPMHAIRSTVSEVEEDILAIERPCLKDPEEASHDTYLPNSAHSPHIPNHYRSSSLQHTESFGAASLNSDSQYADTRVSDLSLLHSSSNCVTSNGYPEKLVSSSACSDRNIERSFSLLNGVEGKNMGRSLGDADSNGALDVGESSIISNILSLDLDAWDNSLTSPQNLAKLLSETDKQPSSLKMSSNWKVQNNNNQSRFSFARQEELRSQTLGVDPSHNVFGKLSKNYSSNQDFGENRNSYLEKLGIGNSFSSSIFEEPENFTFSPSTFSSNRPPISRSQISAPPGFSVPSRAPPPGFSSHERMEQSFDIISGNHLLDSSSFLRNSFQSPPNGNAGSAGEIEFMDPAILAVGKGRLQGGLNNLGVDMRSNFPQQLHHFDNEARLQLLMQRSLPPHQNTRYADTGDSFSSLTDSFGISSRLVDQSQISGLSPYAQLSLHQSRNGLMPNGRWDGWNEVQGGNSLRMTELLRNERVGFNKFYTSGYEDSKFRMPSSDDLYNRTFEM